TATTGACCAAGCTAGAAAAGTAATTGTTATTGGCGAACGTGTAGAGCAAGAACTTTATAATAAAGATGAAGACCCAGTTGGTACTTGGATTAGAGTTGGTAGCGTTTATTTTCAAGTAATTGGGGTTCATAAACTTGCGCAAGGTGTAAGTTTTGATTCTGATACCGCTATGTTTATACCTTTTACAACCTATCAAAAATTGTATAATTCTGGTGATAATATTGGTTATATGTGTATTGCCGCTTATGATGATGTAGATGTTGTACAGGTTGAAAAAGATATTAAAACTTTGCTTAGGAATATTCATAGGGTTGACCCTAAGGACGAGCGTGCATTTGGTTCGTTTAATTTAGGAGAAGCATTTTCTAAAACTATGGGTTTTGCGGACGGACTAACATTTATGTCACTAGTAGTAGGTATTGCTACAATATTGGCCGGCGTTATTGGTATTGGTAATATTTTACTTATTTCAGTAAAAGAGCGTACCAAGGAATTAGGGGTAAGAAGAGCTTTAGGGGCAACTCCGGCCGAAGTTAGAAATCAAATTGTAATGGAGTCAGTTTTTTTAACGCTTATTGCCGGTATTTTAGGTATCATATTAGGCGCTGGAGTTTTGGCGCTCATAAATTCGTTTACTAAGGATATAGATTTTCCGTACACCAACCCAACAGTTCCAATACCTTATGTTATTGGAGCATTAATAATTATGGTTGTATTAGGAACGCTAATTGGATTAATCCCTGCACAAAGAGCAGTCAGCATACGACCTATAGAAGCTTTAAGAGAAGAATAAGTAAGAATAATAACCAAATATTAAACGATAAACAACTATTAAAATGAACAAATTTGTAAAATATACATTAATAGGCCTAGTAGTTCTTGGGGCTTTGTGGGCTGCAGTATTTTTTATCAAAAGCAACAGTAAATCATCAATTACCTATGAGACTTCTAGTCCCTTTATTTCAAGTATTGAGAAGAAAACAGTCGCAACTGGTAAGTTAATACCAGAAGATGAAATTG
The genomic region above belongs to Maribacter hydrothermalis and contains:
- a CDS encoding ABC transporter permease; its protein translation is MGFLFDRNTWQEIFGSISKNRTRTIITIIGVLWGIFIYIALSGAAKGLDNGFDKVFKTVAINSMFVWAQSTSMPYDGFKTGRPLQLKLEDVKTIQNRIPEVQYIAPRITQGDFGSEPVYTVRGQKFGNYILNGDYPIYTKISTKKIYDGGRFINQEDIDQARKVIVIGERVEQELYNKDEDPVGTWIRVGSVYFQVIGVHKLAQGVSFDSDTAMFIPFTTYQKLYNSGDNIGYMCIAAYDDVDVVQVEKDIKTLLRNIHRVDPKDERAFGSFNLGEAFSKTMGFADGLTFMSLVVGIATILAGVIGIGNILLISVKERTKELGVRRALGATPAEVRNQIVMESVFLTLIAGILGIILGAGVLALINSFTKDIDFPYTNPTVPIPYVIGALIIMVVLGTLIGLIPAQRAVSIRPIEALREE